From the genome of Mixophyes fleayi isolate aMixFle1 chromosome 2, aMixFle1.hap1, whole genome shotgun sequence, one region includes:
- the CEP85 gene encoding centrosomal protein of 85 kDa isoform X2, translated as MATVDKYKDLGLQQSSRTAAELQHTSSSSYTDWQTPQVSGKSLCRVAVAHGIKKGGDLPKGIPCSESVQDFCNASSNMSFQPIRSQVTIPTAHVVPSTLVTSSNNMQMHAKATICTDSAFSNLPYLHMSDPSTNEDTRKFETPNIEPTLNQSGLLNTFCTEGRNNVPTGPTEVEPYRALPESKAIEGWEHTLRTGVLGATHLKSQGWRSDSYSVQPGAEYSAWKLQQQQYTENLRLRMEKLQLKRDFSTTPVYSVGLHQVPNEWERAVKASETILLEKEMLLERQRQHISQLEQKLRQSEVQIHSTLLSQSSPYNDMCLIRLQDLQREVTFLRAQFADKTDSSNQVKAELEKKLCAQEVECRGLREAMQDAAQKHSEGFKKQEERVKGRERHINSLKKKCQKEAEQNKEKQQRIETLERYLADLPTVQDHHRQVQELKELQEKNSLLQEQINDLEGKLGDARASYRENDAQLAAEKLKGHEHLNTIESLQKELKKLETAYWREEEKRLTVEAEVLRQEVETLYNEQECLKKVVENQKKKMEQMCIKVKDLEEQVCQEEGTGQALNEESQQKEAALQQLKAAVKELAVQNQDLMERNVTLKEKLNLASVEAQPTDVEASQLFTLYKEMNHCQKDLRSICSLLSQRVQGVDPNLSMLLGIHSAPILDDQEEALDAFSLARYLNDVDQLKRDIEELRTTISDRYAQDMGDNCITQ; from the exons cttCTGCAATGCCAGTAGTAACATGTCtttccagccaatcagaagccaggTTACCATTCCCACAGCTCATGTTGTACCTTCCACTTTAGTAACGTCTTCCAATAACATGCAAATGCATGCAAAAGCCACAATATGTACAGATTCAGCTTTTTCCAACCTTCCCTATTTACACATGTCAGACCCCTCCACAAATGAAGATACTAGAAAGTTTGAAACGCCCAATATTGAACCTACTTTGAACCAGTCTGGTCTGCTAAATACTTTCTGTACAGAGGGCAGAAATAATGTCCCTACAGGACCTACAGAGGTTGAACCATACAGAGCTCTTCCTGAGAGCAAGGCAATTGAAGGATGGGAGCACACTCTCAGAACTGGGGTCCTGGGTGCCACGCATCTAAAAAGTCAAGGATGGAGGTCAGATTCATACAGTGTTCAACCAGGGGCTGAATACAGTGCCTGGAAGCTGCAACAACAACAGTATACAGAGAACTTGAGACTGAGGATGGAGAAACTTCAG cttAAGAGAGACTTCTCCACAACCCCTGTGTATTCTGTAGGACTCCACCAGGTTCCAAATGAGTGGGAGAGAGCTGTGAAGGCTAGTGAAACtattctgcttgaaaaggaaatGCTATTGGAAAG GCAGCGGCAGCACATTTCACAACTGGAACAGAAACTAAGGCAGAGTGAGGTGCAGATACACAGCACCTTGTTAAGCCAATCCAGTCCGTACAATGACATGTGTCTGATCAGGTTGCAG GACCTGCAGCGGGAGGTTACTTTTCTGCGAGCGCAGTTTGCAGATAAGACTGATTCATCTAACCAAGTAAAAGCAGAATTGGAGAAGAAACTGTGCGCGCAGGAGGTGGAATGTAGGGGCTTGAGAGAAGCTATGCAGGACGCAGCCCAAAAACACTCAGAAGGATTCAAAAAGCAGGAGGAGCGA GTGAAAGGAAGAGAGAGGCATATTAATTCCCTGAAGAAGAAGTGTCAAAAAGAGGCAGAACAGAATAAAGAAAAGCAGCAAAGGATTGAGACACTGGAGAGATACCTGGCCGATCTTCCCACTGTGCAGGACCACCACAGACAGGTCCAGGAG CTGAAAGAACTGCAAGAGAAGAACAGCCTCCTGCAGGAGCAAATAAATGATCTGGAGGGAAAACTGGGAGATGCAAGAGCAAGCTACAGGGAAAATGATGCTCAACTTGCAGCTGAGAAACTCAAAGGACATGAACATTTAAATACAATTGAAAG TTTACAGAAGGAACTAAAGAAGTTGGAAACTGCTTATTGGCGAGAGGAGGAAAAGCGCCTTACCGTAGAGGCAGAAGTTTTACGGCAAGAAGTGGAAACTCTATATAATGAGCAAGAATGCTTGAAAAAG GTGGTTGAAAACCAAAAGAAAAAGATGGAGCAGATGTGCATTAAAGTGAAG GATTTGGAAGAGCAGGTGTGTCAGGAAGAGGGTACAGGACAGGCCTTAAATGAAGAATCTCAACAGAAAGAAGCTGCTCTACAACAGTTAAAGGCAGCTGTGAAAGAg TTGGCAGTACAAAACCAGGACCTGATGGAGCGCAATGTCACACTAAAGGAGAAATTAAATCTTGCTTCTGTTGAGGCGCAACCTACAGATGTGGAAGCCAGTCAACTTTTCACCCTTTATAAAGAGATGAATCATTGTCAGAAGGATCTGAGATCTATCTGCAGTCTGTTGAGCCAAAGAGTACAGGGTGTAGACCCCAACTTGTCCATGTTACTGGGAATACACT CGGCTCCTATTTTGGATGATCAGGAGGAGGCATTGGATGCATTCTCTCTTGCAAGATATCTTAATGACGTAGACCAGTTGAAGAGAGACATTGAGGAACTGCGCACCACCATTAGTGATCGTTATGCGCAAGATATGGGAGATAACTGCATTACACAGTGA